DNA from Castellaniella sp. MT123:
TGCGCAGGATGATGTCCGGGGCCTTCAGTTCCAGCAGGCGCTTGAGGCGGTTGTTGCGGTTGATGACCCGACGGTACAGGTCGTTCAAATCGGAGGTGGCGAAGCGCCCGCCATCCAGCGGCACCAGCGGACGCAGGTCCGGCGGCAGCACAGGCAGCACTTCCATGATCATCCAGTCGGGCTTGATGCCCGACTTCTGGAAGCCTTCCAGGACCTTCAGACGCTTGGAGATCTTCTTGATCTTGGCGTCGGAGCTGGTCGCCTTCAGTTCGGCGCGCAGCTTCTCGACTTCGGAATCGATCTCGATGGTGCGCAGCAATTCGCGCACGGCTTCGGCGCCCATCAGGGCGTGGAAGTCGTCACCGTATTCCTCGGTCTTGGCCAGGTAGTCGTCGTCGGACATGATCTGGCCGCGCTTGAGCGGCGTCATGCCGGGTTCGATCACGCACCAGGCTTCGAAGTACAGCACGCGCTCGATGTCGCGCAGCGTCATGTCCAGCACCATGCCCAGACGCGACGGCAGGGACTTCAGGAACCAGATGTGCGCGACCGGGCTGGCGAGTTCGATGTGGCCCATGCGTTCGCGGCGGACCTTCGCCACCGTGACTTCCACGCCGCACTTTTCGCAAATGACGCCGCGATGCTTCAGGCGTTTATATTTGCCGCACAGGCACTCGTAGTCCTTGATCGGTCCGAAGATCTTGGCGCAAAACAGACCATCACGCTCGGGTTTGAACGTGCGGTAGTTGATGGTCTCGGGCTTGCGGACCTCGCCAAAGGACCACGAGCGGATCTTTTCGGGCGAGGCGATACCGATCTTGATGGCGTCGAACTGCTCGTCCTGGGAGACTTGCTTGAAGAGATCGAGTAGCGCTTTCATTATTTACGCTCCAGATCCATGTCCAGGGACAGGGATCGAATTTCCTTGACCAGCACGTTGAAGGACTCGGGCATGCCCGCGTCGATCACATGATCGCCCTTGACGATGTTCTCGTAGACCTTGGTACGGCCGGAGATATCGTCGGACTTCACCGTCAGCATTTCCTGCAGGGTGTAGGCGGCGCCGTAGGCTTCCAGGGCCCAGACTTCCATTTCCCCGAAACGCTGACCGCCGAACTGGGCCTTGCCGCCCAGCGGCTGCTGGGTGACCAGGGAGTACGGACCGGTCGACCGGGCGTGCATCTTGTCGTCCACCAAGTGGTGCAGCTTCAGGAAGTGCATATAGCCCACCGTCACCGGACGTTCGAATTCCTCGCCGGTGCGGCCGTCGGTCAGCCAGGCCTGGGTGCGGCCGCTGGTGAGCTTCAGACGCTCGGCGACCTCATCCGGATAGGCGATCTCCAGCATGCGGGTAATGTCTTCCTCGGCAGCCCCGTCGAACACCGGTGTAGCCAGCGGCACGCCGCGACGCAGGTTGTTGGCCAGCGACATGATCTCGTCATCGGTCAACTGATCGAGCTTGACCACGCTACCGCCGGAGTTATAGACGGTTTCCAGCGCCTTGCGCACGGACTTCACCTGCACGCCGCGTTCTTCGTCGAGCATGTCGGCGACCCGCTGGCCCAAGCCCCGGGCGGCCCATCCCAGGTGGACTTCCAGCACCTGGCCGATGTTCATCCGTGATGGCACGCCAAGCGGATTGAGCACGATGTCCACAGGTGTGCCGTCGGCCATGTGAGGCATGTCCTCGATCGGGGTGATGCGCGAGACGACACCCTTGTTGCCGTGACGACCGGCCATCTTGTCGCCCGGCTGCAGGCGACGCTTGACGGCCAGATAGACCTTGATCATCTTCAGCACGCCCGGCGGCAGTTCGTCGCCCTGCGTGAGCTTCTTGCGCTTTTCCTCGAAGGCCAGATCGAACTGGTGGCGTTTCTGCTCCAGCGCGTCCTTGACCTGCTCCAGTGCGACGGCGGCGTCCTCGTCGGCCAGGCGGATGTCGAACCACTGCCAGCGATCCAGATCGTCCAGATAGTCGGCTGCCAGCTCGGTGCCCTTGGCCAGCTTGCGCGGACCGCCGTTGGCGGCCTTGCCCAGCAGCTGCTTGCGCAGACGGTCGAACGCGTCGTTCTCGACGATACGCAGCTGGTCGTTCAGGTCCTGGCGATAGCGGCGCAGTTCGTCGTCGATGATCGACTGGGCGCGCTTGTCGCGCTCGATGCCCTCACGCGTGAAGACCTGCACGTCGATGACGGTGCCGACCATACCGGACGGCACGCGCAGCGACGTGTCCTTCACATCGGAGGCTTTCTCGCCAAAGATCGCGCGCAGCAGCTTTTCTTCCGGCGTGAGCTGGGTTTCGCCCTTGGGCGTGACCTTGCCCACCAGCACGTCGTCGGCGCGGACTTCGGCGCCAATGTGCACGATGCCGGAATCGTCCAGACGGTTGAGCTGAGTCTCCGCGAGGTTGGAGATGTCGCGTGTGATTTCCTCGGGTCCGAGCTTCGTGTCGCGCGCAACCACCGTCAATTCCTCGATGTGGATCGAGGTATAGCGGTCATCGGCCACGACGCGTTCGGAAATCAGCACCGAGTCTTCGAAGTTGTAGCCGTTCCAGGGCATGAACGCGATCAGCATGTTCTGACCCAGCGCCAGTTCGCCCAGATCACTGGAGGCGCCATCGGCCAACACATCGCCGCGCGCGACGATGTCGCCGCGCGACACGATCGGACGCTGGTTGATGTTCGTGTTCTGGTTGGACCGTGTGTACTTCTTCAGGTTGTAGATGTCCACGCCCACTTCGCCGGCGACGTTCTCGTCGTCATTGACGCGAATCACGACCCGCTCGGCATCGACGAAATCCACCAGCCCGCCGCGCACGGCCTGCACGGTCGTGCCCGAGTCCACCGCCACGGTGCGCTCGATGCCGGTACCGACCAGCGGCTTTTCCGGCCGCAGGCAGGGCACGGCCTGACGCTGCATGTTGGCACCCATCAGGGCCCGGTTCGCGTCGTCGTGCTCCAGGAACGGGATCAGCGAAGCCGCCACCGAAACGATCTGCGACGGCGCCACGTCCATGTAATGGACATTGGCGGGTGCCGTCATGATGGTTTCGCCGGCCTCGCGGCAGGCCACCAGGTCGTCGACGAAATGGCCGTTATCATCCAGATCGGCATTGGCCTGCGCGATCACGTATTTGCTTTCCTCGATGGCCGACAGGTATTCGATCTGGTCCGAGACCCGCCCGTCGACGATCTTGCGATACGGCGTTTCCAGGAAGCCGTATTCGTTCAGACGCGCGTACAAGGCCAGCGAATTGATCAGACCGATATTCGGGCCTTCCGGCGTTTCGATCGGGCAGACGCGGCCGTAATGGGTCGGGTGCACGTCACGGACTTCGAAGCCCGCGCGCTCTCGCGTCAGGCCGCCCGGTCCCAGTGCGGAGACACGCCGCTTGTGCGTGATTTCCGACAGCGGGTTGGTCTGGTCCATGAACTGCGACAGCTGGCTGGAACCGAAGAATTCCTTGATGGCAGCCGAGATCGGCTTGGAATTGATCAGGTCGTGCGGCATCAGGTTTTCGGTTTCCGCCTGACCCAGACGTTCCTTGACGGCGCGCTCGACACGCACCAGGCCGGCGCGGAACTGGTTTTCCGCCAGTTCGCCCACGCATCGCACACGGCGATTACCCAGGTGGTCGATGTCGTCGATCTGGCCACGACCATTGCGCAGATCCACCAGGATCTTGATCGTATTCAGGATGTCGTCGTCGGTCAGTGTCAGCGGGCCGGCGTTGCCTTCGTTGAGGCCCAGGCGGCTGTTGACCTTCATCCGGCCCACGCGCGACAGATCGTAGGTTTCCTCGGAATAGAACAGACGCTGGAACAGAGCCTCGACCGCTTCTTCGGTCGGCGGCTCGCCGGGGCGCATCATGCGATAGATGGCGACGCGCGCAGCCATCTGATCGGTCGTCTCGTCGGTGCGCAACGTCTGGGGGATGTAGGCGCCTTCGTTCAGCTCGTTGATGTAGAGCGTTTCGATGTCGCGGATCCCGGCGGCGCGGAATTCGGCCAGTACGGATTCCGTGATCTCGTCGTTGGCCTGGGCCAGGACTTCGCCGGTGTCCGGACTGACGACGTTTTTCGCCAGTACGCGGCCCAGCAGGAAGTCTTCCGGCACCGAGATATGGTCGACCTTCGCGTTGGTCAGGTCGCGCAGATGCTTGGCATTGATGCGCTTGTCCTTCTCGACGATGACGTTGCCTTGCTTGTCGCTGATGTCGAAGCGGGCGACCTCGCCTTTCCAGCGCTCGGGCACGAACTCCAGCATGCCGCCTTCGCCGTGCAGGGCGATGTGGTCGAAACTGGAAAAATACGCCAGAATCGCCTCGGGCGTCATGCCCAGGGCCTTCAGCAGGATCGTCACGGCCATCTTGCGGCGGCGGTCGATACGGAAGAACAGGACGTCCTTCGGATCGAACTCGAAATCCAGCCACGAGCCGCGGTAAGGAATCACACGGGCGGAAAACAGCAGCTTGCCCGAACTGTGGGTCTTGCCGCGGTCGTGTTCGAAGAACACACCGGGCGACCGGTGCAGCTGAGACACGATGACGCGCTCGGTCCC
Protein-coding regions in this window:
- the rpoB gene encoding DNA-directed RNA polymerase subunit beta, encoding MPYSYTEKKRIRKSFAKRADVQDVPYLLATQLHSFKTFLQADTTAAKRKDEGLQAAFNSIFPIVSHNQMARLEFVSYVLGTPVFDVKECQLRGLTYASPLRAKVRLVLMDREVSKPTVKEVKEQEVYMGEIPLMTDTGSFVINGTERVIVSQLHRSPGVFFEHDRGKTHSSGKLLFSARVIPYRGSWLDFEFDPKDVLFFRIDRRRKMAVTILLKALGMTPEAILAYFSSFDHIALHGEGGMLEFVPERWKGEVARFDISDKQGNVIVEKDKRINAKHLRDLTNAKVDHISVPEDFLLGRVLAKNVVSPDTGEVLAQANDEITESVLAEFRAAGIRDIETLYINELNEGAYIPQTLRTDETTDQMAARVAIYRMMRPGEPPTEEAVEALFQRLFYSEETYDLSRVGRMKVNSRLGLNEGNAGPLTLTDDDILNTIKILVDLRNGRGQIDDIDHLGNRRVRCVGELAENQFRAGLVRVERAVKERLGQAETENLMPHDLINSKPISAAIKEFFGSSQLSQFMDQTNPLSEITHKRRVSALGPGGLTRERAGFEVRDVHPTHYGRVCPIETPEGPNIGLINSLALYARLNEYGFLETPYRKIVDGRVSDQIEYLSAIEESKYVIAQANADLDDNGHFVDDLVACREAGETIMTAPANVHYMDVAPSQIVSVAASLIPFLEHDDANRALMGANMQRQAVPCLRPEKPLVGTGIERTVAVDSGTTVQAVRGGLVDFVDAERVVIRVNDDENVAGEVGVDIYNLKKYTRSNQNTNINQRPIVSRGDIVARGDVLADGASSDLGELALGQNMLIAFMPWNGYNFEDSVLISERVVADDRYTSIHIEELTVVARDTKLGPEEITRDISNLAETQLNRLDDSGIVHIGAEVRADDVLVGKVTPKGETQLTPEEKLLRAIFGEKASDVKDTSLRVPSGMVGTVIDVQVFTREGIERDKRAQSIIDDELRRYRQDLNDQLRIVENDAFDRLRKQLLGKAANGGPRKLAKGTELAADYLDDLDRWQWFDIRLADEDAAVALEQVKDALEQKRHQFDLAFEEKRKKLTQGDELPPGVLKMIKVYLAVKRRLQPGDKMAGRHGNKGVVSRITPIEDMPHMADGTPVDIVLNPLGVPSRMNIGQVLEVHLGWAARGLGQRVADMLDEERGVQVKSVRKALETVYNSGGSVVKLDQLTDDEIMSLANNLRRGVPLATPVFDGAAEEDITRMLEIAYPDEVAERLKLTSGRTQAWLTDGRTGEEFERPVTVGYMHFLKLHHLVDDKMHARSTGPYSLVTQQPLGGKAQFGGQRFGEMEVWALEAYGAAYTLQEMLTVKSDDISGRTKVYENIVKGDHVIDAGMPESFNVLVKEIRSLSLDMDLERK